One segment of Campylobacter concisus DNA contains the following:
- the nuoN gene encoding NADH-quinone oxidoreductase subunit NuoN, translating to MNEIAFLDLKEISLSSVAPMLSMIIFALFILIVGTIKKDLSRNFYCVFCIIAIFVNLGLILDFNGLSLSFWNMLLVDGVSVISQVIILIASALFIPLALSTKEYFEYKIYEYYALFLFMIAGFLFMVSSNNLLIIFLGLEISSLCLYTLIALHNKAKSVEAAIKYFAMGSLSAGFFAMAIAMFYLATNSIDIAHIGIVIKDLSLNQNLIILLGCVFIASAIGFKLSLIPFHTWIPDVYEGSNAPLAGYMSIVPKVAAFIVALRIFAMLEGSQILWIKDMLYIIAVLTMSLANIMALVQKDVKRMLAFSSIAHAGVVLCALVANSHEANVALFFYWIMFLFANLGAFSMLWVARCDDVVCWDKRFKHPFEKFSGLIKILPSYAVIMGIFMIALAGIPPFSVFWGKMILISSLIKSDYVVLSVIIMINSAIAIYYYLKLIVFMFLKEPIVKDKNLYTANISMALKVIVGIAVAGTAFSFLFSGAILEFIEHFVFASGF from the coding sequence ATGAACGAAATAGCCTTTTTAGACCTAAAAGAAATTTCTTTATCTTCGGTTGCTCCAATGCTTAGTATGATAATCTTTGCGCTTTTTATCTTAATCGTTGGCACCATAAAAAAAGATCTTTCAAGAAATTTCTACTGCGTATTTTGTATCATCGCAATATTTGTAAATTTGGGCCTAATACTTGATTTTAACGGTCTTAGCCTTAGCTTTTGGAATATGCTTTTAGTTGATGGCGTTTCGGTCATTTCTCAAGTCATCATCCTCATCGCTTCAGCCCTTTTTATCCCGCTTGCACTTAGCACAAAAGAGTATTTTGAGTATAAAATTTACGAGTATTACGCTTTATTTTTGTTTATGATAGCTGGATTTTTATTTATGGTGAGCTCAAATAACCTACTCATCATCTTTTTAGGCCTTGAGATCAGCTCACTTTGCCTCTATACGCTAATCGCCCTTCACAACAAGGCAAAAAGCGTAGAAGCTGCCATTAAATACTTTGCTATGGGCTCGCTCTCGGCTGGCTTTTTTGCAATGGCAATAGCGATGTTTTATCTAGCGACAAACTCAATAGACATCGCTCATATCGGCATTGTGATAAAAGATCTTAGCCTAAATCAAAATTTGATCATTTTGCTTGGCTGCGTTTTCATCGCCTCAGCTATTGGTTTTAAGCTCTCACTCATACCTTTTCACACATGGATACCAGACGTTTATGAAGGCTCAAATGCCCCGCTAGCAGGCTATATGTCGATCGTACCAAAGGTGGCAGCTTTTATCGTTGCGTTAAGAATTTTTGCGATGCTTGAAGGCTCACAAATTTTGTGGATAAAAGATATGCTCTACATCATCGCCGTGCTTACGATGAGCCTTGCAAATATCATGGCGCTAGTGCAAAAAGACGTAAAAAGGATGCTTGCTTTTAGCTCCATAGCTCACGCTGGTGTCGTACTCTGTGCACTTGTGGCAAATTCTCACGAGGCAAATGTCGCCTTGTTTTTTTACTGGATCATGTTTTTGTTTGCAAATTTGGGCGCATTTTCTATGCTCTGGGTGGCAAGGTGCGACGATGTAGTCTGCTGGGACAAGCGCTTTAAGCATCCATTTGAGAAATTTTCAGGGCTTATAAAAATTTTACCAAGCTACGCAGTTATAATGGGAATTTTCATGATCGCCCTTGCTGGCATACCGCCTTTTAGCGTCTTTTGGGGCAAAATGATACTTATTTCATCGCTCATAAAATCTGATTACGTCGTTCTTAGCGTTATAATTATGATAAATTCTGCCATTGCGATTTATTACTATTTAAAGCTAATCGTCTTTATGTTTTTAAAAGAGCCGATCGTAAAAGATAAAAATCTCTACACTGCAAATATCTCGATGGCGCTAAAAGTAATTGTTGGCATTGCGGTAGCTGGAACGGCCTTTTCGTTTTTATTTTCTGGAGCAATTTTGGAATTTATTGAGCATTTTGTCTTTGCTTCAGGATTTTAG
- the nuoL gene encoding NADH-quinone oxidoreductase subunit L → MTLFCISLFFPLLSFIFSGLFSHSSKNFLLGIFCSLLMIISTTASLMLTASLGIDEPLNLSLKEFINFGGLDLNFGFYLDAISLVMLSTVGIVASIVHIYSVGYMRDDASFNRFFSYLGLFVFCMNVLVSSDNFIGLFIGWEGVGLCSWLLIGFWYKRPSANVAANEAFIMNRVADLAMLVGIFYIFYSFGSLKFSEVFNARSDFSGLNLGIIATLLFIGAMGKSAQFPFHTWLANAMEGPTPVSALIHAATMVTAGVYLVIRANFIFTNAPEVSHFIAYLGTFVAIFAASIALVHNDLKKIIAYSTLSQLGYMFVAAALGAYKIALFHLVTHAFFKSLLFLCAGNVMHAMHDELNIKKMGGLYKFMKPTALLSIIASCALAGFYPFAGFFSKDKILEVAFSENKFLWIILLFGAVLTAFYSFRLVMLVFFTKPKSEKHVHEAKNYMLAGMGVLGILSVISGFFWSNFNEFLEKNLKDFSLNLSHGSEIFLLILTLSLVLASAGFAVFAYKKEIFKENICESRAYKILQNAYFIPKFYEKFFINGYTLISQICKKIDEMIIDRSVDLVATVLNKFAFLTNKMQSGDLSIMLRFMVAGFALLLSFIFLLNGAK, encoded by the coding sequence ATGACTTTATTTTGCATTTCACTATTTTTCCCGCTTCTTAGCTTTATCTTTTCTGGACTTTTTTCACATAGTAGTAAAAATTTTTTACTTGGTATCTTTTGCTCACTTCTCATGATTATTAGCACAACCGCCTCACTCATGCTAACAGCTAGCCTTGGCATAGATGAACCGCTAAATTTATCACTAAAAGAATTTATAAATTTTGGCGGTCTAGATTTAAATTTTGGCTTCTATCTTGACGCCATTAGCCTTGTTATGCTTAGCACCGTTGGTATCGTGGCAAGTATCGTGCATATCTACTCGGTTGGCTACATGAGAGATGATGCAAGCTTTAACCGCTTTTTTAGTTATCTTGGGCTCTTTGTCTTTTGTATGAACGTCCTTGTATCAAGCGATAACTTTATAGGCCTTTTCATCGGCTGGGAGGGCGTTGGGCTTTGCTCTTGGCTGCTCATTGGCTTTTGGTATAAAAGGCCTAGTGCAAACGTCGCTGCAAACGAGGCCTTTATAATGAATAGGGTTGCTGATCTTGCTATGCTTGTTGGTATCTTTTATATATTTTATAGCTTTGGCTCGCTTAAATTTAGCGAGGTTTTTAACGCTAGAAGCGACTTTTCTGGGCTAAATTTAGGCATCATCGCCACACTTCTTTTTATAGGCGCCATGGGCAAAAGTGCGCAGTTTCCGTTTCACACTTGGCTTGCAAATGCCATGGAGGGGCCAACTCCGGTCTCTGCACTCATTCATGCTGCGACCATGGTAACAGCTGGCGTTTATCTAGTCATACGAGCAAATTTTATCTTTACAAACGCACCTGAAGTCTCGCACTTTATCGCTTACCTTGGCACATTTGTAGCGATATTTGCGGCTAGCATCGCGCTTGTGCATAATGACCTTAAAAAAATCATCGCCTACTCGACACTTTCGCAGCTTGGCTATATGTTCGTAGCTGCTGCACTTGGCGCTTATAAGATCGCACTTTTTCACCTTGTCACGCACGCATTTTTTAAATCGTTGCTCTTTTTGTGCGCTGGCAATGTTATGCACGCGATGCATGATGAGCTAAATATCAAAAAAATGGGCGGACTTTATAAATTTATGAAGCCAACTGCGCTCCTTTCTATCATCGCAAGCTGCGCGCTGGCAGGATTTTATCCATTTGCTGGCTTTTTCTCTAAAGATAAAATTTTAGAGGTTGCCTTTAGTGAAAATAAATTTTTATGGATCATTTTACTCTTTGGTGCAGTGCTTACGGCATTTTATAGCTTTAGGCTTGTTATGCTCGTCTTTTTTACAAAGCCAAAGAGCGAGAAACACGTGCATGAAGCTAAAAACTATATGCTAGCTGGCATGGGCGTACTTGGAATTCTCTCAGTCATAAGTGGCTTTTTTTGGAGCAACTTTAATGAGTTTTTAGAAAAAAACTTAAAAGATTTTTCACTAAATTTATCTCACGGTAGCGAAATTTTTTTACTTATTTTAACACTTAGTCTAGTGCTAGCAAGCGCTGGCTTTGCAGTATTTGCCTATAAAAAAGAAATTTTTAAAGAGAATATTTGTGAGAGCAGAGCTTATAAAATTTTACAAAATGCCTACTTTATCCCAAAATTTTATGAGAAATTTTTCATAAATGGCTATACGTTAATTTCACAAATTTGTAAAAAGATTGATGAGATGATAATCGATCGTAGTGTCGATCTAGTCGCAACGGTGCTAAATAAATTTGCATTTTTAACAAACAAAATGCAAAGTGGCGACTTAAGCATCATGCTTAGATTTATGGTCGCAGGATTTGCCTTGCTTTTAAGCTTTATATTTTTATTAAATGGAGCCAAATAA
- the nuoH gene encoding NADH-quinone oxidoreductase subunit NuoH, producing the protein MSETLFFVLSTIVKAVVILAVMASLAGLATYAERKVLAYMQRRVGPDMVGPAGILQIVADMIKLFTKEDIVPANTNKFIFLIAPLISAIAAFAALAPVPFLPEFEIFGHTIRPILADINVGILYIAGVASVCVFSPLAAGLASYNKFALISAARAVVSLLSFEIVAGMALLSVVMVTSSLSLVDINNYQKGIFGWLIFKQPLAFLLFLIASFVECNRTPFCLTENETEIVAGYGTEYSGMRWAMFFIGEYTNMIAASIIITILFLGGFNEFLFIPGALMIILKSSIVFFFFLWVRASWAHLRVDQLSAFCWKILLPLGILNIVITGFMLLI; encoded by the coding sequence ATGAGTGAAACACTATTTTTTGTGCTAAGCACTATCGTTAAAGCTGTGGTCATCTTAGCCGTCATGGCAAGCCTTGCAGGGCTTGCAACTTATGCTGAGAGAAAGGTATTAGCCTACATGCAGCGCCGCGTGGGACCTGATATGGTAGGGCCAGCTGGGATTTTACAAATAGTAGCTGACATGATAAAACTCTTTACAAAAGAGGACATCGTGCCAGCAAATACGAATAAATTTATCTTTTTAATAGCTCCACTAATATCAGCTATTGCCGCATTTGCAGCGCTTGCACCTGTGCCATTTTTGCCTGAGTTTGAAATTTTTGGACATACGATTAGACCGATACTTGCGGATATAAATGTTGGTATTTTATACATCGCTGGTGTTGCTTCGGTTTGCGTCTTCTCTCCACTTGCAGCAGGTCTTGCAAGCTATAATAAATTTGCACTAATTAGCGCGGCTCGCGCAGTAGTCTCACTTCTTAGTTTCGAAATAGTCGCTGGCATGGCTCTTTTAAGCGTCGTAATGGTAACTAGCTCACTCTCACTTGTGGATATAAACAACTATCAAAAAGGAATTTTTGGCTGGCTTATATTCAAGCAGCCCCTTGCATTTTTACTCTTTTTAATAGCAAGCTTTGTGGAGTGCAATAGAACACCATTTTGCTTAACAGAAAACGAAACAGAGATAGTGGCAGGTTATGGCACCGAGTATAGCGGCATGAGATGGGCGATGTTTTTCATCGGCGAATACACAAATATGATCGCTGCTAGCATCATCATTACGATTTTATTTTTAGGTGGATTTAACGAATTTTTATTTATCCCAGGTGCTTTGATGATCATCTTAAAATCAAGCATTGTCTTTTTCTTTTTTCTTTGGGTAAGGGCTTCATGGGCACATTTAAGAGTTGATCAGTTAAGTGCATTTTGCTGGAAAATTTTGCTTCCGCTTGGAATTTTAAATATCGTAATCACTGGCTTTATGCTACTAATCTAA
- a CDS encoding NADH-quinone oxidoreductase subunit J: MYESFAFYLFSALVLVSFSFSVLCKNALNAVSALAAGMVFISAIFFLLGAEFLGVVQIVVYTGAVVVLYAFAMMFFDSSKECEPKSNKKTKITIYLLSSFIALLLIFIFLAPIYGAKFDGLSPIASELGNIEAIGILLFSKYLIAFEMCAVMLLVAMVAGIILIHKDLNTQNTLEEML, encoded by the coding sequence ATGTATGAGAGTTTTGCATTTTATCTTTTTAGTGCCTTGGTTTTAGTTAGTTTTTCTTTTAGCGTGCTTTGCAAAAACGCCCTAAATGCGGTCTCTGCGCTAGCTGCTGGCATGGTTTTTATATCAGCTATATTTTTCTTGCTTGGGGCTGAGTTTTTAGGCGTGGTGCAAATCGTCGTCTATACAGGCGCGGTGGTCGTTTTATACGCATTTGCGATGATGTTTTTTGATAGCAGTAAAGAGTGTGAGCCAAAAAGTAACAAAAAAACAAAGATCACCATCTATCTTTTAAGTAGCTTTATAGCGCTTCTTTTAATATTTATATTTTTAGCTCCTATTTATGGTGCAAAATTTGATGGATTAAGTCCTATTGCTAGCGAGCTTGGCAATATCGAGGCTATTGGGATTTTGCTTTTTAGCAAGTATTTGATCGCTTTTGAGATGTGTGCTGTAATGCTTCTTGTGGCAATGGTTGCTGGCATTATCTTGATACATAAAGACCTAAATACTCAAAATACGCTAGAGGAGATGCTATGA
- a CDS encoding TerC family protein, which translates to MFEWFSSPEAWISLLTLTGLEIVLGIDNIIFIAILVGKLPQEQRGSGRIVGLGLAMVTRILLLLSLFWIMKLTKPLFTIAEFSISGRDLVLILGGLFLLVKSTLEIHSSVSGEGEEHKNSKKSHANFLVIVSEIAVLDIVFSLDSVITAVGMAEHIEIMIIAVILAVGVMMIASKGISNFVDNNPTIKILALAFLVLVGMTLVAEGLGFHIPKGYIYFAMAFSLAVESINIYAKKKVLAK; encoded by the coding sequence ATGTTTGAATGGTTTAGTTCGCCAGAAGCGTGGATATCACTACTTACGTTAACTGGCTTAGAGATAGTTTTAGGCATAGACAACATTATATTTATCGCTATTTTGGTAGGTAAACTACCTCAAGAGCAGCGCGGCAGTGGTAGGATTGTTGGCTTAGGGCTAGCTATGGTGACTAGAATTTTACTTTTACTTTCATTGTTTTGGATCATGAAGCTTACGAAACCACTCTTTACTATCGCAGAATTTAGTATAAGTGGCAGGGATCTAGTGCTTATACTAGGTGGTCTATTTTTACTTGTAAAATCAACCCTTGAAATACATTCTAGTGTTTCTGGTGAAGGTGAAGAGCATAAAAATAGCAAAAAATCACATGCAAATTTTTTGGTTATTGTAAGTGAGATAGCTGTTTTGGATATTGTTTTTTCTCTTGATAGTGTTATCACGGCTGTTGGAATGGCTGAGCATATAGAGATAATGATCATAGCTGTTATTTTAGCAGTTGGTGTAATGATGATAGCGTCAAAAGGTATTTCTAATTTTGTAGATAATAACCCGACTATAAAAATTTTAGCACTTGCATTTTTGGTGCTTGTGGGCATGACGCTCGTTGCTGAAGGATTAGGATTTCATATTCCAAAGGGATATATCTATTTTGCGATGGCATTTTCATTGGCAGTGGAAAGTATAAATATTTATGCTAAAAAGAAAGTGTTAGCTAAATAA
- the nuoI gene encoding NADH-quinone oxidoreductase subunit NuoI encodes MSEKKYILIDEKLKPKSTFNKFKHFIAITFKPDLLIGLKVTIKQMLFSKSHTLKYPMQKMELNARYRGIHKLLKFVESENERCIGCGLCEKICVSNCISMKTSLGEDGRKKVASYSINLSRCVYCGFCADVCPELAIVCGQEYEVASESRIIFGTKDEFLTKDKFLKDQSEFEGYGALPKNADSLIKKTPNAFISENKNETKSDE; translated from the coding sequence ATGAGTGAGAAAAAATATATTTTAATAGATGAAAAGTTAAAGCCAAAGAGCACGTTTAATAAATTTAAGCACTTCATCGCTATCACATTTAAGCCTGATCTTTTGATCGGACTAAAAGTCACGATAAAGCAGATGCTCTTTAGCAAGTCACATACTTTAAAATACCCTATGCAAAAGATGGAGCTAAACGCTAGATATAGGGGTATTCACAAGCTTTTAAAATTTGTTGAAAGTGAAAATGAACGTTGCATTGGGTGTGGGTTATGTGAGAAAATTTGCGTTAGTAACTGCATTTCGATGAAAACTTCACTTGGTGAAGATGGCCGCAAAAAGGTTGCAAGCTACTCGATAAATTTAAGCAGATGCGTGTATTGTGGATTTTGTGCTGATGTTTGTCCTGAGCTTGCGATAGTCTGCGGGCAAGAGTACGAAGTCGCAAGTGAGAGCAGGATTATATTTGGCACAAAAGATGAGTTTTTGACAAAGGATAAATTTTTAAAAGATCAAAGCGAGTTTGAAGGATACGGAGCACTTCCTAAAAATGCTGATAGCTTAATTAAAAAGACGCCAAATGCATTTATAAGCGAAAATAAAAATGAGACAAAAAGTGATGAGTAG
- a CDS encoding tetratricopeptide repeat protein, with translation MKKLLIILFFPLYLTAFNLSLNSGANGDKPYSVLQLSDEQEFECVEQILAYDTKRYVCMLDDEILPKIEDTTLPLMDIKYKKQDGKLFIVIMPKAPSKLLNIKTELYNSQNVQDSPETTISKHFSIIIDTSLSENSKRKSGLNFKPDFKDMLNPSIGALDLNKAPIAGLDSNDIDIYISIKRAYEKGAYENVVKDTQTAIKRHPNSLFSSEFLLFRLRALDKIFEIKNEFEEIEPKDIVSEGRAWIRKFPSDENYPEVLYLIARAYLKDSIASDAKYMLDILNEEHANSKFTKLAALDYADYLYKIGRQKEALKDYEKVLYSTNDIDLASRAALSLADANIDKEKFDEAKKFILKIANANEKFFMNNPTKSMNLATTFASKDMPDVAAKIYEILINNSDRTKDFYEVALKNLALNLAKTKDEKKAYEYLNRYEAEFKYGDYIDEVTKAKDGLFFEEEDKNATALHARYKELIEKYAGTNISQKALISELELDIKERKFSDALSYKTMAKDGNLSKAMELINEAALELTKEYFIKDDCTAVINLLENYDINKISLPQFKLFNCYYRTARYNDALELAKAHAKDENLEDRVEWLVNLSKILYKNKDYEHAIIAANDALSLGSSVEYSDPTPSLFDRFYSLLALKRFMEAISTISAIEQLRGQDFKIIEAYTAISDYAMKSNDYAIATTYAKKALELQTKAKINTFSPKINFNYSEALLKTDNLGEALDEAKFILNMKLEPEDRLHALNLISEIYIRQKQFKLARPYLNECSDSNFVSPYKDACKAKLDMIGKN, from the coding sequence ATGAAAAAGCTCTTAATTATTTTATTTTTTCCGCTTTATCTAACCGCTTTTAATCTTAGCCTAAATAGCGGCGCAAATGGTGATAAACCTTATAGCGTCCTTCAGCTAAGCGATGAGCAAGAATTTGAATGCGTGGAGCAAATTTTAGCTTACGACACCAAACGCTATGTCTGCATGCTTGATGATGAAATTTTGCCAAAAATTGAAGATACGACACTACCATTAATGGATATAAAATACAAAAAGCAAGATGGCAAGCTTTTTATCGTCATAATGCCAAAAGCACCGTCAAAACTGCTAAATATAAAAACTGAGCTTTATAATAGCCAAAACGTACAAGATAGCCCAGAAACAACCATTTCAAAACACTTTAGCATAATCATAGATACTTCGCTCAGTGAAAATAGCAAGAGAAAGTCTGGGCTAAATTTTAAACCTGATTTTAAAGATATGCTAAATCCTAGTATCGGAGCGCTTGATCTTAACAAAGCCCCTATTGCTGGACTTGATAGTAATGACATTGATATATACATAAGCATAAAAAGAGCTTATGAAAAGGGCGCTTATGAAAATGTAGTAAAAGATACTCAAACAGCGATAAAAAGGCATCCAAATAGCCTTTTTTCAAGTGAATTTTTACTATTTCGTCTAAGGGCTCTTGATAAAATTTTTGAGATAAAAAATGAGTTTGAAGAGATCGAGCCAAAAGATATCGTAAGCGAAGGTAGGGCTTGGATTAGAAAATTCCCATCTGATGAAAACTATCCAGAGGTGCTCTACCTAATCGCTAGAGCCTACCTAAAAGATAGCATTGCAAGTGATGCAAAATATATGCTTGATATCTTAAACGAAGAGCATGCAAACTCAAAATTTACAAAACTTGCAGCGCTTGATTATGCTGATTATCTCTATAAAATAGGCAGACAAAAGGAGGCGCTAAAAGACTATGAAAAAGTGCTTTACTCCACAAACGACATCGACCTTGCAAGTAGAGCAGCACTAAGCCTAGCTGATGCAAATATTGATAAAGAAAAATTTGATGAAGCAAAGAAATTTATACTAAAAATCGCAAATGCGAATGAAAAATTTTTTATGAATAATCCAACGAAGTCGATGAATCTTGCAACTACATTTGCAAGTAAAGATATGCCTGATGTGGCTGCTAAAATTTATGAAATCTTGATAAATAATAGCGATAGGACGAAAGATTTTTATGAAGTTGCTTTAAAAAATTTAGCACTAAATCTAGCCAAAACAAAAGATGAGAAAAAAGCATACGAATACTTAAATAGATATGAGGCAGAGTTTAAATATGGTGATTATATTGATGAGGTGACTAAAGCAAAAGATGGGTTATTCTTTGAAGAAGAGGATAAAAATGCAACTGCACTTCATGCAAGATATAAAGAGCTAATTGAAAAATATGCTGGGACAAATATTAGCCAAAAGGCTCTAATAAGCGAGCTTGAGCTAGATATTAAAGAGCGCAAATTCTCCGATGCACTATCTTACAAAACCATGGCAAAAGATGGAAATTTAAGTAAGGCAATGGAGCTGATAAATGAGGCTGCGCTAGAGCTTACAAAAGAGTATTTTATAAAAGATGATTGCACGGCTGTTATAAATTTACTTGAAAACTACGATATAAATAAAATCTCATTACCACAATTTAAGCTCTTTAATTGCTATTACAGAACGGCCCGCTACAACGATGCACTTGAGCTGGCAAAAGCTCATGCAAAAGATGAAAATTTAGAAGATAGGGTCGAGTGGCTGGTAAATTTGAGCAAAATTTTATATAAAAATAAAGACTACGAGCATGCAATCATTGCTGCAAATGATGCGCTTTCACTTGGCTCATCAGTTGAATACTCAGATCCAACACCATCTCTTTTTGACAGGTTTTACTCATTGCTCGCGTTAAAACGCTTTATGGAGGCGATCTCAACCATTAGCGCTATTGAGCAGCTAAGAGGCCAAGACTTTAAGATTATCGAAGCATATACAGCCATAAGTGACTATGCGATGAAAAGTAATGACTACGCCATAGCTACAACGTATGCTAAAAAAGCTCTTGAGCTACAAACAAAAGCCAAAATAAATACATTTTCGCCAAAGATAAATTTTAACTACTCAGAAGCATTATTAAAGACAGATAACCTAGGTGAGGCACTTGATGAGGCGAAATTTATACTAAACATGAAGCTTGAACCAGAAGATCGCTTACACGCTTTAAATTTGATAAGTGAAATTTATATAAGACAAAAGCAGTTTAAGTTGGCTAGGCCTTATTTAAACGAGTGCTCTGACTCAAATTTTGTAAGCCCGTATAAAGATGCTTGCAAAGCTAAGCTTGATATGATAGGTAAAAACTAA
- the nuoK gene encoding NADH-quinone oxidoreductase subunit NuoK, whose translation MIGLTHYLILASLLFVIGLIGIMRRRNLIMLFFSSEILLNSANIALAAISKYHFDLTGQIVAFFIVAIAASEVAVGLGLLVLWYKKTGSISLDSMTNMKG comes from the coding sequence ATGATAGGACTTACTCACTACCTCATCCTTGCAAGTCTGCTCTTTGTCATAGGGCTAATTGGCATAATGCGAAGAAGAAATTTGATCATGCTATTTTTCTCAAGTGAAATTTTACTAAACTCGGCAAATATCGCACTTGCTGCCATTTCAAAATACCACTTTGATCTAACTGGACAAATAGTTGCATTTTTTATAGTGGCTATCGCTGCTAGCGAAGTCGCCGTGGGGCTTGGCTTACTGGTGCTTTGGTATAAAAAGACTGGCAGCATTAGCCTAGATTCGATGACAAATATGAAAGGCTAA
- a CDS encoding NADH-quinone oxidoreductase subunit M yields the protein MLSVIIFFPAISAILGFLIENKSIKFYGASIALIELLLAIFICINVDFQGYDFVLTHQVSLIPSLNISYFVGIDTISLALIVLSAFMSFISIAALSDDGNLKHLIISALFLESTMMGVFSALDMILFYSFWELSLIPLLYIIGAFGSKNRIYAAIKFFIYTFLGSVFMLVAIIFIGYLCYQKSGVFSFSLLDWYKLGIGQSAQIWLFLAFFFAFGVKTPLFPFHTWLPYAHGEAPTIGSVLLASVLLKMGTYGFVRFSLPLFPDASLILSGFVCVIAIIMIIYAALVAYAQSDMKQVIAYSSISHMGVIMLGIFSLNLIGLGGSIFLMISHGIVSGALFLLVGVIYERAHTKEICEFGGLAKVMPKYALVFFIATLASIGLPLTIGFVGEFLSLLGVFKLNKLFALLGGFSIIVGAVYMLVLYKRVFFGECKEKNLSLKDLNFKELVALVPLCLFIIILGIAPNLILKPLEPSVQNIINKMQTRAVDSSTKDKILSLNGGSKL from the coding sequence ATGCTAAGTGTCATCATATTTTTCCCTGCAATAAGCGCAATACTTGGCTTTTTAATAGAAAATAAAAGCATAAAATTTTATGGAGCAAGCATCGCGCTGATCGAGCTTTTGCTAGCCATTTTTATCTGCATCAATGTCGATTTTCAGGGTTATGACTTTGTTTTAACGCATCAAGTCTCGCTCATACCAAGCCTAAATATCAGCTATTTTGTCGGCATCGACACCATTTCGCTAGCACTTATCGTACTTAGTGCATTTATGAGCTTCATCTCTATCGCCGCACTTAGCGATGATGGAAATTTAAAGCACCTAATTATTAGCGCGCTCTTTTTAGAGAGCACGATGATGGGCGTCTTTAGCGCGCTTGATATGATCTTGTTTTATAGCTTTTGGGAGCTTAGCCTCATACCGCTACTTTATATCATCGGCGCATTTGGTAGTAAAAATAGAATTTACGCTGCGATTAAATTTTTCATCTATACATTTTTAGGCTCTGTCTTTATGCTAGTAGCGATCATCTTTATCGGCTATCTGTGCTATCAAAAAAGCGGCGTCTTTAGCTTTAGCCTGCTTGACTGGTACAAGCTTGGCATCGGACAAAGTGCTCAAATTTGGCTATTTTTAGCTTTTTTCTTCGCTTTTGGCGTCAAAACTCCGCTATTTCCGTTTCACACGTGGCTACCTTATGCACACGGAGAGGCTCCGACTATCGGCTCAGTGCTGCTTGCTAGCGTGCTTTTAAAGATGGGTACTTACGGCTTTGTGAGATTTTCACTTCCACTTTTTCCAGATGCGAGCCTAATTTTAAGCGGCTTTGTCTGCGTCATAGCTATCATCATGATCATCTACGCAGCCCTTGTTGCCTACGCACAAAGCGACATGAAGCAAGTGATCGCTTATAGCTCCATTTCACACATGGGCGTCATCATGCTTGGCATCTTTTCACTAAATTTAATAGGCCTTGGTGGCTCAATATTTTTGATGATAAGCCACGGCATCGTAAGTGGCGCGCTATTTTTGTTAGTTGGCGTCATCTACGAGAGGGCTCACACAAAAGAAATTTGCGAATTTGGCGGCCTTGCTAAGGTTATGCCAAAATACGCGCTTGTATTTTTTATAGCAACGCTTGCAAGTATCGGCCTGCCACTAACCATTGGCTTTGTTGGTGAGTTTTTGAGCCTACTTGGCGTCTTTAAGCTAAACAAGCTCTTTGCGCTACTTGGAGGCTTTAGTATCATCGTGGGCGCTGTTTATATGCTGGTGCTTTATAAAAGGGTCTTTTTTGGCGAGTGCAAGGAGAAAAATTTAAGTCTAAAAGATCTAAATTTTAAAGAGTTAGTCGCTCTTGTGCCACTTTGCTTGTTCATAATCATTCTTGGTATCGCACCAAATTTAATCCTAAAACCACTTGAGCCAAGCGTGCAAAATATCATAAATAAAATGCAAACTAGAGCGGTAGATAGCAGTACAAAAGATAAGATTTTATCTTTAAATGGCGGGAGCAAACTATGA